The Coprobacillus cateniformis DNA window AATGGAAACTCATGAACAAGATACTTTTCCTAAGATACAGGGAAGAAGAGAAATTGTGATTCAAATGGCAACCTTATTAGCAACAACAATTGGTGGAATCATTGCAGGATTGAGTTATCAATTGACATATGGCTTATCTATACTTGTTGTGATAATATCTATTTTTGTTTTGATGCAGATGAAAGAGATTCGAAATCAGCATTATGTCAAAACTCATATTCTAAATGATATGAAACAACAAGTCATTATGAGTTATCAGCTTATTAAAGAAGATCATCAAATCTTTTATTTGATTTTAAGTACATCACTTTTTTCAGCATCATTAACAACATGTTATTATTACTTAACAAATTACTGGACTGAGTTAGGTATAAAGATATCATCTATTTCTATCTTTTTATCATTAGAAAATGTTGCTGCTATGATTGCAGGAACGTTGGCTTATAGAATTCTAAAACATTATTCACAAAAAAAGTTACTCTTAATTCTACCATTAGGAATTGTTATTTCTATGATTGGAATACCTTTTTATCCTATTTCTATTTTAGCAATATGTGTGATGGCATTCTTTGAAACAATACTGTATATAGCTATGACGACTTTTTTAAATGAAAAGGTTGAAAGTCACTTAAGAGCAACACTCTTATCTGTCTTATCTTTAGGATTTAGTTTAGTTATGATTATTTATTTTCCATTAGTTGGATTGATTGGTGAATTTTTTGGATTAAAGATTGCTTATATCACTTTATTTGTTGTAGTTAGTGTTATTTATATAGTTTATCAATATGTTATTCGAAAGCAATATGAAAAAATTTCCTAAAGAAAATATTCTGGGAGATGAAAAATATTTTAGAGTTTAGATATTTGAGTTTTCATTTAAAATTCTTGTAAAATAAGAGTATGCAACTGTTAGGTGCGAAACTGACAAGTGAGCTATGTCGTATGCAACAACTCAATTTGATAAAATAAAGGAGTCAGGAGGATTAGAAAATGAAACTGAATGAGAAATTATTGCAATTAAGAAAAGAAAGAGGTCTATCTCAACAACAGCTAGCAGAACAATTAGATGTATCAAGACAATCTGTATCCAAATGGGAATTAAACGAAAGTATACCAGATATACAAAATATAGTGGCTATGAGTGAATTGTTTCATGTAAGTACTGATTATCTGTTAAAAGATGAAATGGAGAAGAATCAGGCTGATGATAATCGTATTGATATTATCCTCGTTGTTTCTACACTCATTATTTTTTTAGGACTTGTTTTAGCTTATACGTTATGGAATTATTATCAAAATTCAATATGTTTATACAGGTATTAGGTATTATACTCTTTGAGGTCTTTGCAATACCATTGCATAAACAATCATATCAGAAAACATTTTTTAGTATCAATATTTGGTTGTTAACACTTATACCTATTCGCTATTTTATTGAATATACAGTGACATTTCAGCATCTTTATAACATATTATATCAACTGATTGATAATAGAATAGGAACTATTCTAATCTTTTATCTACCAATAATTATTTCTCTAGTTATAAGTACACTCATCTTTTACTTTATAAGAACTTCATTTTTTGAAAATGATAAATAAAATCAATATCCTTCAAAGAAAAAAGGACAATAATTGTCCTCTAATCAAAAGTTACATATTCATTATCTAATGGTGGTACGACTTTTAAGTCGTCCACTTTTAATATACAAACTTCTCCACCAATATCCAAATCAAATTCTAGAACAATCTTTCCAGTGACTTGAATCCATTCATCAGGAATAAGTTGTTTTGCTGCTGGGTGTTCACAAACCATTCCAATAAGCGAAGTATCTTCTTCACAACAAACCATTGCCAATCGCCCAATAACGAAACCATCTTCAAGTTGTTTATCACGTCCAATAAATTTGCCTTTTAGCGTAACTGTTTTACCAGCATATTTATCAGGATGATCTAAAGCATCCATACAAAAGATACCAAAATCATGATCCAGGACAATAAGTTCATCACCAGAGATATCAAATGGCAATTCATCATCATCTAAAGTGTTCACTGTTCCGTCATCTTTCTCATAAATAATCTGACAAGTTGAGTTTATTGCCTTAATGTTGTTTCTCAAGAAAGATTTTTTAATAGAATTATCAATTCTATTAAATATTAATAAATCAGTATGTACAACATGTTGAAATAATAAAGAACGCATGTTTTGAATATATAAGCTAAATGTTTGTGCATTAATAGTTGTTAAAACTTGAACAACTTCCCACCCATCAGGAAGACTACAAGCCAATAAGCGATTCACATTAAACATTCCATTGAGTTCAATAAGAACTTGAGTTGGATTGTATTTGTTTCTTAAGTCTTCAAAATATTCATATGTCCATTGATCTTCATTCGTAACATAAACAATATCACAATTTAAAGTTTCAATTTCTTCTTGATTATATCCAACTTCACCTTGTTCACTTACAATTAATAATGATTTTTCACCCTCACAAAAATCAGTTGAAGTTATTGTATCATTGATAAAAGTTGTTTTTCCACTATCTAAAAATCCAGTAAATAAATATATACGTGTCTTCATTATTCAACTCCAAACAATTCACTAATTTTATCTTCCAATAAATCCTTACCAATGACACAAATACGTCCAGTGTAATCAGCAGGACCAACGCGAACTTCATATTCACCAGGCACTAAGTCAAAATGTAACCATGTTTTTTCAGGAGTTTGTAAAATTCCTTTTGCACGAAGAATACTTCCAAATTGAGATGAAGATGACAAAGTTTTCAAAATGGTTTCTAATTGATCTTGTGTGTATGTATGAATGGTTTCTCTACCCATGCTTGTAAAGACTTCATCAGCATGATGATGTCCATGTTCATGGTGGTGTCCACATTCACATTCATGACTATGTTCATGATGGTGGTCTTCATGACAGCATTCATGTTCATGATGGTGCTCTTCATCATGGTGATGTCCACATACTGGGCATATTTCTACTTCTTTGAGGAGAACTTGTTGTAAAGAATCTTTGTTTTCTAAGGCATTCATAATTGTATCTCCAGTTAAATCATCCCAAGGTGTTGTAATGATATTGGCTTTTGTGTTGAATGTCTTAATGATTTGAATATCTTCTTCTAGCTTATGCTGATCAACATCTTGAGTACGACTCAATATAATTGTTGAAGCATATTCAATTTGATTATTAAAGAATTCACCAAAGTTTAATGAATAGGTCTTGCATTTTTTCGCATCAATTACAGCAATAAAGCTGTTTAATTGCAGTTTATCATCATGGACATTGATAACTGCTTGAATAACATCAGATAATTTGCCAACACCAGATGGTTCAATAATAATGCGATCTGGATGATAATCTTTCACAACTTTTTCTAACGCTTCACTGAAATCTCCAACCAGAGAACAACAAATACATCCAGAGTTCATTTCAGTAATTTCAATACCAGCCTCTTTAAGAAAAGAGCCATCAATACCAATTTCACCAAACTCATTTTCAATTAACACAACTTTTTCATGGCTTAAGTTTTCTTTGATTAACTTTTTAATTAATGTTGTTTTTCCTGCACCAAGAAAACCAGATATAATATCAACTTTACTCATAATATGACCTTCTTTCTCTTCGTATTATAACACTCATATTTTTGACAAGCAAATAAAACGTATACAAGATAAATGTATGACATATCTTGACAATAGGTTCATATAGTATTATAGTTAGTATGCTAATTATTAGCATACTAACAAAAGAGGTGAATTTATGCAGATACCACTCTATATTTTATTATTTAAAACATTTCATGCTCAAAGAAAGAAAAATCGTGCTCAAATGTATGAAATGAATTTAGCACCTGGACAGCCAAAAGTCTTACGCTATATTTCTACAAATGATGATTGTAAATTAAAAGATATTGCTGAAGCTTGTGATGTAGAACCAGCTACAGTGAGTAAGATTTTAAATGGTCTAGAAGAAAAAAATATGTTAACACGTCAGATTAATCCACACAATAAACGTGCTTATCAATTAAGAATTACACCACTTGGACAAGAGGCTTTAAAAAAATGGGATATTCATTGTAGGGAAGTAGAGGCTATTTCTCTGCAAGGTTTTAGTGCTCAAGAAAAAGAACAATTTAAAGACTATTTGTCAAGAATGTATATGAATTTAGCAGGAAAAGAATTAGAATAGGGGGAATTTTTATGCTAAAACGTTTGTTTCCTTATGCACAAAAACATCGTAAATACTTGATGCTAGCATGTGCATGTGTCATTTTGGAGACAGTTTTTGAGTTGGTTATTCCAACATTAATGGCAGATATTATAGATATTGGTGTTGCAAATAGTGACAAAGGATATATTTTATGGAAAGGTGCCCAAATGATTATCTGTGCTTTATTAGCACTGATTTTAGGAATAATGTATGCTCGTTTTGCTGCAACAGCTGGACAAGGATTTGGAGCAGAACTTAGAAAAGATGAATTTGAAAGAGTTCAGAATTTCTCATTTGCAAATACTGATCATTTTTCAACGTCATCTTTAATTACTCGTTTAACAAGTGATGTGACAATTCTACAGACAGCAATTAGTAATGGAATTCGACCACTTGTACGTGCTCCAGTTATGTTATTAATGGCATTGTTTTTTACTTTTACAATTAATCCAGAATTGACTATGGTGTTTGTTGTAGTGACACCAATATTGGCTTGCGGACTTTTTGTGATTGTTAGGAAAGTAGGACCGTTATATCGATTAATGCAAGCAAGCATTGATCAAATCAATACAGTTGTGCAAGAAAATTTAAATGCTATAAGAGTCGTTAAATCTTATGTAAGAGAAGGGTATGAGGAAGAAAAATTTAAAAAAATGAATATTGCATTAAGAGATAACAGTGAACATGCATTTAGAACATCAGTTTGGAATATGCCACTATTTCAATATGTAATGTATACAACAATTATCTGCATTCTTTTCTTTGGAGGACAGATGATTTTTGAAGGAGTCATGAAAGTTGGAGAGTTAACAGGTTTTTTAAGTTATGTCATGCAAATTTTAAACTCTTTGATGATGATTTCAGCAGTTTTTTTAATGTTAACACGTTCTATTGCCAGTTGTGAACGTATTATAGAAGTATTGGATGAAGTTCCTGATATTCATGATCCGCAAAATAAAGATTTGATTGTTAATAGTGGTGATATTACATTTCACCATGTTTATTTTAAATATAAGACAACAGCTAAAGAATATGTTTTAAGTAATATTGATATGCATATTCCAGCAGGTTCAACAATTGGTATTTTAGGTGGAACTGGTTCAGCCAAAACGAGTCTTGTTCAACTTATTCCTAGACTATATGATGTTAGTGAAGGAGAAGTTCTCATAGATGGTCATAATGTAAAAGAGTATTCTATAGAACATTTAAGAGATAGTGTAGGAATGGTTTTACAAAAAAATGTTCTATTTAGTGGCACAATTAGAGAAAATCTTTTATGGGGTAATGAACATGCTACAGACGAAGATATTGATTGGGCTTGTCATGTCGCTAGTGTAGATGAATTTATTCATC harbors:
- a CDS encoding MFS transporter, yielding MKKNLYLNYIFEFLLNLKLTTLLWPTFLIMKGFTLIDVGICESIFHITSMLGEMPTGIISDLYGRRLSRLLGRLIDIISIIVLIIGQSEWMMYLSFILSALSYNLESGTDSAYVYDLLMETHEQDTFPKIQGRREIVIQMATLLATTIGGIIAGLSYQLTYGLSILVVIISIFVLMQMKEIRNQHYVKTHILNDMKQQVIMSYQLIKEDHQIFYLILSTSLFSASLTTCYYYLTNYWTELGIKISSISIFLSLENVAAMIAGTLAYRILKHYSQKKLLLILPLGIVISMIGIPFYPISILAICVMAFFETILYIAMTTFLNEKVESHLRATLLSVLSLGFSLVMIIYFPLVGLIGEFFGLKIAYITLFVVVSVIYIVYQYVIRKQYEKIS
- a CDS encoding helix-turn-helix domain-containing protein, whose amino-acid sequence is MKLNEKLLQLRKERGLSQQQLAEQLDVSRQSVSKWELNESIPDIQNIVAMSELFHVSTDYLLKDEMEKNQADDNRIDIILVVSTLIIFLGLVLAYTLWNYYQNSICLYRY
- a CDS encoding GTP-binding protein codes for the protein MKTRIYLFTGFLDSGKTTFINDTITSTDFCEGEKSLLIVSEQGEVGYNQEEIETLNCDIVYVTNEDQWTYEYFEDLRNKYNPTQVLIELNGMFNVNRLLACSLPDGWEVVQVLTTINAQTFSLYIQNMRSLLFQHVVHTDLLIFNRIDNSIKKSFLRNNIKAINSTCQIIYEKDDGTVNTLDDDELPFDISGDELIVLDHDFGIFCMDALDHPDKYAGKTVTLKGKFIGRDKQLEDGFVIGRLAMVCCEEDTSLIGMVCEHPAAKQLIPDEWIQVTGKIVLEFDLDIGGEVCILKVDDLKVVPPLDNEYVTFD
- a CDS encoding CobW family GTP-binding protein; protein product: MSKVDIISGFLGAGKTTLIKKLIKENLSHEKVVLIENEFGEIGIDGSFLKEAGIEITEMNSGCICCSLVGDFSEALEKVVKDYHPDRIIIEPSGVGKLSDVIQAVINVHDDKLQLNSFIAVIDAKKCKTYSLNFGEFFNNQIEYASTIILSRTQDVDQHKLEEDIQIIKTFNTKANIITTPWDDLTGDTIMNALENKDSLQQVLLKEVEICPVCGHHHDEEHHHEHECCHEDHHHEHSHECECGHHHEHGHHHADEVFTSMGRETIHTYTQDQLETILKTLSSSSQFGSILRAKGILQTPEKTWLHFDLVPGEYEVRVGPADYTGRICVIGKDLLEDKISELFGVE
- a CDS encoding MarR family winged helix-turn-helix transcriptional regulator, producing MQIPLYILLFKTFHAQRKKNRAQMYEMNLAPGQPKVLRYISTNDDCKLKDIAEACDVEPATVSKILNGLEEKNMLTRQINPHNKRAYQLRITPLGQEALKKWDIHCREVEAISLQGFSAQEKEQFKDYLSRMYMNLAGKELE
- a CDS encoding ABC transporter ATP-binding protein, with the translated sequence MLKRLFPYAQKHRKYLMLACACVILETVFELVIPTLMADIIDIGVANSDKGYILWKGAQMIICALLALILGIMYARFAATAGQGFGAELRKDEFERVQNFSFANTDHFSTSSLITRLTSDVTILQTAISNGIRPLVRAPVMLLMALFFTFTINPELTMVFVVVTPILACGLFVIVRKVGPLYRLMQASIDQINTVVQENLNAIRVVKSYVREGYEEEKFKKMNIALRDNSEHAFRTSVWNMPLFQYVMYTTIICILFFGGQMIFEGVMKVGELTGFLSYVMQILNSLMMISAVFLMLTRSIASCERIIEVLDEVPDIHDPQNKDLIVNSGDITFHHVYFKYKTTAKEYVLSNIDMHIPAGSTIGILGGTGSAKTSLVQLIPRLYDVSEGEVLIDGHNVKEYSIEHLRDSVGMVLQKNVLFSGTIRENLLWGNEHATDEDIDWACHVASVDEFIHQFPKGYETDLGQGGVNVSGGQKQRLCIARALLKHPKVLILDDSTSAVDTATEANIREGLATLKETTKLIIAQRVSSIQHADQIIILDDGHINAIGTHDELLKNNSIYQDIYYSQMEGAGL